The window GTCGCGCAGAATGCCTATTGTTTTGCGGACATTTACTTACTGTACGGCAAAAATTATAGATCTGTAATATTATCGATGAAGCGTAAACTGAGTGACTCTCATTGGTCCAAATCTACGCGCGTTGTGCTCCGTTGGGAGTACCGCTTAGCTCATTAACTTGTCAGGGCGGAGCTTAAAGACAAAGGCCACATGAGCTATTGTTCATTCTAGTGTTTCCTAATGTCGCAACTTTGCAGTATGGCTGAATAAGAGCGCACCGCCAGCGAAAATATTAACGTTCAATATTATAACAGatcgatttttttaaaaagtttggCCTGCTTTATACTAGTTGTGAATAGGGCAGCTCTTACCTTCCGCCAAACCCACGGCAACGAACGTGATGCCTTCACGGGCATTCGAAACTACGAAAACTTAAATGTCGATTTTTAAATAACGTGAATAGACTTGTTTCGCCTGAGTCTGGAGTAGCTTATGATCCAAAAAGCTAGCGCGCGCGTGCCTTCTCTTTGttgcgaaaaaaaaagagaagccTTAACTGGAACATTTTGCTAAGAAACGTAAGAAAGCTGCAAGCTATGGCGCCGTTTTTAAGAACAATAACATGACTTTTGCTCGAGTATGCTAATTTGCGTAATCGGGTCTACATGGAACGCCATTGGCGCTTTTCAATCCTGCGGCTTTCCTTTGTTCCATGATTTGTCATTATAAAATCCACAGTAGCCTACAGATACAGTATAAACACTTTTAGCTGAGAGTGACAAACGAAAAGACTATGGAGAAACGTTCTCGCCCGCGTCAAGGATTTTACAAGTCCATTGAGACGCCTTCGATTCCCCGTGGCCGTAAATGTGAAAGAAAACCTGAAGTTCTTGGCACCTTCGAAGCTGAGCGCATCATGGCCAAAAAGATTCTTAACCGCAGACCTTACTACATGGTCAAATGGCATGGATACTGTGCCAGCCAAAACACCTGGGAGCCGAAAGATCACCTGCCGGCAGACTTCGAGAACCCTGATCCTGATCCAGTTCGCGTAGAAGAGGCACGAGAAAGAATTGGTCTCGTATTTAAAAGAGGAATGAAAGTTCCTCTCGAATACGAAGAATCAATCGAAATAAGACACGACGTAGTGCGTTTCCTGTTTCCCAACCTGCCTGCCGATTTCAGAGCTACGCCGATTAACATCCAAGATCAGGACCTTCAGAGAGCTGGACTTGAAACCTACACAGAGCGCACTATCAACGCCAATGGAAGCCGATGCCGTGTAATTCAGGTGACTTTCCGTCTGTTGCTCTCAAAGTCTCCTACCTTCTATCAACATGGACAGAAGGTTTCCCGTCCGATCGAGCGTCTGCGCATTGTATTCAGAAAAAGCTACCATGCAGTTTCTCAATGaaggaaatggaagaaaatgGCGTTTCgctaccacccctcccccccccccccccccctgattCCCTGAACCCTTGTTTTGCCTAAATAGGCGATATCCAGTGTGAAGAGACAAGAAAGAACTAAACACAGTACACGAGAAACTAACCCTCCCCTCCTCCCCAAGGCGATCCTCGTATTAGTCGATATGTCTGGTTAGCGTTCTTGCTGTCGTAGCCATGCGCGTTAAGCGTCAAAATGGCGTGGATGCCAGTACACACACAACggtttcatttgttttcgtGGAAACTTTCGACAATGTAAAAGTAACTAAACGTGAAAAGAATTGCAGAAACAATTAGGTAAGTAACCAATGTCTTATTTTATCAAGTAACCCAACCTCATCGACCTATCCCACCAATTACGTCGGTAAAAGCAAACGAGCATCCTTCAGTCAAGGCTCGTCAAGGCTATTTAATTTTTCAACTTCTAAGATGTTTCTTGTTTCAAACATATCTAATGTATTTTGAAATTAAGCTTATGTCATTCCTTGTTTCTATAACGAGTTTCTGCCTTCTAAATTCAATTTGATTTGTATTTTGTGCTTAAGTCTACTATCTTATTTTAGCTTAAGCTTGTACTCTGAAGTCAAACAAACAATAATTTcttgtttcaaaacagatttgCTGTTCTCTGAAGTCAAACAAACaataatttcttgttttcaaaacagattttctgTACTCTGAAGTCAAACAATTGAAGATGCTAGTGGAAAACCTTCCTAAGTGACTGTGCATGTTGAAATCAAACAATAACAATGAGTAATGaatcaaatgttttcttttaaatatgATTTATTACAAGTTAGCTACCCATCAAAATGGGCAGTAAATAATAGTCTCCATGTATAGTAATAGCATATTTctatgatatatattttttatccaTTTTCCAAGCACTCAATCCATTGTCTGAAGTTTTATTTGTTGTACAGACCTTATCCTGTAATTCATTAATTTCATCATCACTAAGCTTGTCTCTGTTGAGGAGTTCTAAGATCCCCTTACTTTGTAATCACCCCCCAAGAAGAACTGCAGTTTTACTTTCTTTCCATTCATTACAATAAATCCATCATCAATCAGCTTATTGACAGTTGCTGTCACATTTGCCAGACCAGTTCTCAGGTTGTTGTAATCTTCAGACGTTTTTAGTACGGCAATACTGTGGTTGCCTGTAAAGACAGCAAGAGGCCAAGTTGGTTGAAAGGTTTAACTTTATACTAGTCTTGGTACTTTCCAACATTTTCAGTAGAATCAAACTGTTGGCAGTTAGGCTTGTAGTTAGAAAATTAGAAATAGTTAACTTAAGTGCACTGTACCTGCACTAGAGAGTACATTTTGACCTTCATCCAAGATAGAAAATGAACAAACAAGTAAATTGCTGGAATGGGACATTCTTGCACCATCGCCAGATAATTTCACTTTTACTGTTGGGCTTTGGTCTTCTGGTTGGTTGGACTTCCTTAGCTGGAACAAAATGGAGAAGATAAAAAAATTTTGCTTACCAAGCTATGTGCTTAAAGTAGACAGTTTGTTAGCTGTGGTGCCCAAAAACTACCACACTATGTAATCATAAActattaatataattattatgttttACTTACATGTTCTTCAATTTGTTGTTTCAGTAGATCTTCAAATGGTAACTCAGCTCCAGGCTGGTCCCCTGGTGTTTTCCTAATGTTCCACCTGGCGTCTATGGTGGCTTGACATCCCTCTACCAAGTAGGATCTAGGCATTTTCTGGTCCTGCTGAGTCAGCTCATGGTAAGCCTCCCATGAAATTGAAAACTTGTCCATGATGTATAGTATTGTCCTGATTTTCTCCTTTTCAGCTGAGGGCAACTTCTCATACGCATGCTTTTTCTTCTCTGAAAAGGAATAGAAATTATGACAATTGACAATATGATGATAAATATATTACCGTTTTGAAATGTTTAACGATCACGTGGCTAAACTTTTAAATGTTATGTTACTGGGTGGTCTTGATAGACAGGTCTCCCTACCTTTGCAACTCTCTCCTTGCTTTGAATGGTCTTCATTCTGTATGGCAGGTAGTGATATACTGATAGGGACGTTTTCTTTGTCAGGATCATCTGCCAAGAAAGTGACAACAGTACGGTCATCCCTTGCTCTTCTAGTGAATTCTTCTTGTAAAATATACTGCTTTTGTAAGTATAGTTACCTGTTAACTTGATTTCATGGCTCTGTCCAGTTTTGTCCCGAAGCATCAAGGACTCAGGCATTAGTCCATAAGTTTCTCCGAACCAGAGTGCTTCTTTGGCTTTCTTTCTACAAAGAAATAACAGAGTTCGATACGATGCTAAGTATACAACTGCATGTAGCTTATGTTCTTAGGTCATGTCATAATTTGTATGAAGGTGTTCCCTTGGTAACCATATTGTTAACAATAGTTAAAACACTTGATTAAAGTTAACTTACTGAATTTGTGTCAAATGTCTGTATTGCTGCTTCTTTCCTACTTCCGTAAAATCATTTCCAGAGTGGGCTAGTCTTTGGCGCATCTTGTGGTACAAATCGGCCGCTTTTTCCTCCACGTTCGCGCGAAGATTGTTGTTATCTTGCATAAGGTGCGCCAACACGTCTTTTGGTGTTTGCTCCATCTCCTCCGGGTTTACTCCCAGTTTTAACCATGTCTCCGCTCGCATTTGTTTCCGTTTCTTCGTGTTTTTGCTGTCTTGTATCTTTCTCCAAAATCGCCTTATACTTTCGGCAAATGCACGTCCGACACGCTCGCGAGCAGATTCCGCTAATCGGTAGCCAAGAGGCAGAACACTTGATTGTAAAAGTTCAAACACTGTGCTCGGTTGCCCACAAACTTCTCTCCATCTCCAAACTGCTTCGCCGTTTAGTTGGAAGTGAAACATTGGACTGTTTTCGTTAACAAAAGGAGGTACAATATTGATCAAAAGCGGGTGGATCGGGTTTTCGAAGAGCTCTGAAAAGAGCTCCCGGTCACTTACGTTTTCGCTTGCCTTACTCATTGCGGAAcaggtttgaataaattagctGCGCCAACAAGATACTTTTGAAATTCCCGCTAATTGTGACTTTTTTATAGCTGAGTGGTTTTCCTGAATGGGTATTGTTAATCTTGACAGCCATTATTATACAGACCTgtgcttaaccctttcagccccaatagtgccaaatggcacttttagattttactctgtctaacgccagacgattttactcgtcaatggggaacccctcggggcttaaagggttaagacaATAGCTCTTCAACCCGAGACGCACCGTTTCCAAACACAACTCCAACAAGTAGTTTTCAAACTCAAAAGGTGAAAGGTTCTTGTTGACCAATTTTCGAAGTTGAAACGGATTTTGTTCCGCAAGAGATCCATCTTCCATTTGCCGTGCGTGAAAATTCGAAAGGTCGTTTAGATAGTGAAAACGTTGCTGTTGAAAACGGCCCCCAtacaaaaaatggccgatttttgtcCAGTTTAAAACGCAAAAGGCGAATCCTTATACCTTCTATATTCACTTACTTCTCGGCTTAAATTGAAGGTACAACCTTCTTCTTCAAAACGCCGCGCGTGAAAGTTGAAGTTACAACTCCTGGAAATCAGAAAACTAAGTTTTATCAGCCCTAGTGGGCCAATTTGGGCCCTTTTTTCTCTTATTCAGGACATTTCAAGGCACGCGCGCTTTCGAATTTGCCGCTTCACCggttatgaataattaatgatgtccaggcattctgcgcgatgagAATTTTGGTGCATATCAAACTATCGATAGGAAGCAGTTAATTGGGATTTAACGCGTTTACTCACCAAAGCAAGTCAGACAGAGGACATAGCAAAGCAAATGCAAGATATGGGGAGACGTCAGAGCACTTCCGTATCTCGTGTGGAGTCCGAGCTGCCAAACCCCAAACAAGGAGGAAATGAATTTTCTCAGAAATACAGAACTGGTAAGCAACACAAAAGTGATTTCTGTGGATTGACTGGAGTCCACATGAAAGGGAAAGACTGTCCTGCGTATGGAAAGAAATGCCTCAAGTGCCACAAGATGAACCAGTTTTCTTTTGTGTGCAGATTTGCGAGTGTCCGTGACCAGAAGAGCAAGAGACCAAAACCGAGCAGTGGAAGAATTAAAAGAGGAATTAAGAAAACAATTGAATCCACAAGCTCGGACGATGAATTTTTCAGTAATGCAGCAGAGTATTGGAAGTACCTTTTGACCAGTTGTGGTACGACTGAATGATGTTGATGTACAAATGGAAGCTGATAGTGGTGCAGATGTTAACTTAATGGATAAAAATCAGTTTAAGGCATTTGTTCACCGGACAAGGGAGAGGCTCAACCTGAAGCCTAGTCGAATAAAGCTTCGCACCCTCCAGTCACAAGCTCGAGGTGAAGGCAGAATTTCAGACAGTGATCGGGAATGAGACCTGTGGAAGACCCACCAAATTTGTTGTTCTATCTGGAAGAATACAGTTACCTCAATTGAAGGGGTACAGGAGATGAAATCAGTGTTTGCCAGATACAAACATCTATTTGAAGGCATCGGGGGGAACAACAAGGAAATCCTAGGCCAGCTCCGCATGAAAGCAGAAGCAGTGCCAGTTACACAGAAACTCAGACAAGTACCGTATTACCTGCAAGAAGCATTGAAGAAGTGGCTTGACCTGGGCATAAAGGAAGACATGTTTGAAAAAGTTCCAGAAGAAGAACCAATCACTTGGTGTTCCCCGTTGGTAGtgcaaccaaaaccaaagtttgtAAAATATCACCAAACCGGCTGGAACCCACATGATCAGACTAGAGCAACTGCTGACTTGAGAATCCCAAACAAGTACATGGAACGAAGTCCAATTTCACAGGCACCGATAGTGGAAgactttatttacaattttcaTGATTGCACCATTTAGATGTTAGACCTACGACAAGGGTACTACCAGTAAGTATTACACCCAGAATCTAGATCAGTGGCAACATTCAGTGCTCCCTGGGGTAAAATCCAACCAAAGAGGCTGGTATTTGTTGCCAAAACATCCCAAGACCTGTTCGATGGTCTGATGACCAGAATAAATTGGTGACATTCCAGCATGCCTCAACAAAAGAGACGATCTCTTAAATTGGAGCAAGAGATTCGAAGGAGCACAATGTGATTCTGGAGAAAGTATTCCAGAGCGCTGAAGCTTATGAACCCAAGTGTGAATTTGGGCAGGCGAAGATTACTTTCTATGGCTACCGATTTGGTGTACGAGGCCTCAAACCCACACCGGAGAAACTACAGACTACTCAAGAATGCAAACCCCCAAAATCTAAAGAAGAAGTTCGACGTTTCCTGGGAATGACTGGATACCTCTCCAAGTTTATACCTCGGTACGCTTCCCTTACAAAGCCGCTTACGGAACTGACCCATAAGGATGCAAGGTTTTCCTGGAGACCAGAGGAACCAGATGCTTTTGAACACCTTCAAGCTAGTATTTCAAGTAAAGACACAATGGCATTCTTCAACCCAAAGCTACCAATAATGGTGAGAGTGGAAACTAGTTTTAATGTGGGATTGTTAGCAGCATTATTCCAGAAAAGTGAAGAGGGTTGTCGACTGGTTCACATTATAAGCCGCACTCTGACAGTCACAGAAAACAAGTACAGCCAAACAGCGAGAAAATGGACAGATTTTCCATTTATTTACTTGAAGCCCCAGATTCACGATTATCACTGCACACAAATCACTTGTACCTCTCTTCAATAAGCCACTACAAAACTATCCCACGGATTGAGAAATTGGTTATGGACATGCAGATTGTGAAATGGATTATGAAATGCTAGATGAACCCTGCAGGAATGAAGCAGACCCCCTAGATTTCTTATCCAGACGCTGCCAATCACTGGAAATGGTGGCACAGAGAAAGTGCTGAAGACAGCCATCGAAGCAGAACATGCGGTAGTATTGGACAAGATTACAGAGGAGACGTGTCGAGATGACTAAGCCACGTCATCAAGGAAGGCGACTGGGAAACCAGGAAGAATGATGTCAACTTAGCACCATTCTATCCATTTAAAGATGAGACTTATCAAGGGCGCAGTCTTATATTCAGAATGGACAGATTTATCCTTTCCACAGATTTGCAGCAGAAAGTCATCAAGACAGCTCACAAGTTAGGACATCTAAGTACAACAAAAACCCAACAGATGATAAGAGCAAAATATTGGTTTCCTAGCATAAATGCAATGATTGACCAGATGATAGGACACTGCTTTGTTTGTCAAGTCACCATTAAAGATCACATGCAAAGATCACAAGCAAGAGCCAATAAAACCATCAAGGAAGGCGACTGGGAAACCAGGAAGAAAGATATCAACTTAGCACATTCTATCCATTTAAAGTTGAGATTTATGAAGCGCGCAGTGTTATATTCAGAACGGACAGAATTGTCCTTTCCACAGATTTGTAGCAGAAAGTCATCAAGACAGCTCACAAGTTAGGACATCTAAGTACAACAAAAACCCAACAGATGATAAGAGCAAAATATTGGTTTCCTAGCATAAATGCAATGATTGACCAGATGATAGGACACTGCTTTGATTGTCAAGTCACCACCAAAGATCACAAGCAAGAGCCAATGAAACCATCAAAACCATCAGTCATCCCAAGGTACCCCTGGGaggaaattataattataatttagtAGCCATTGATGATAGAAGTCGATATCCAGAAGTAAAAACTGTATCTTCAACCAGTATCAAACCAACCAAGCAAGGAGAAACTTAAGAAGATATTTGCCCACCACAGTATTCCGAAACAAATTTTCACGCATAATGGTCCACCATTTAATTCTAAAGAGTTTCCAGACTTTGCCCAAGAAGAAGGATTGTACACCACAAAGTCGCTCCTGGACACCCTTGAGCCAATGGACATGTGGGAAGGTTTATGCAACAAGACAGAACAGATTTCCCACCTCCAATGAAAGACTAGGAACATGGCAGTTTATGATATGCTAATTTAATTTACCTTGAGAGTATTATTGTATTCAGTAATCTAGGACAAGTTTTAGGATGGCGGATTTTGATCCAAAGAAGTTTATGTCGGAACCCTGCGAGGATACTTTTTACGACTTAAAAAAGGATGAGCTTATCTCATTAGCGAAGCATTTGAAGTTAGAGGTTAAAAAAGCACTGCAAAAACACCAGATTCAGGATATCATTGTTAATCAATGTAATCAATCAATGTAATCAACTTGTAAAGCGCAAGTATCTATATACATATTCACATGCACTATTTACAAACTAGTAGCAATAAAACAACACTAATAACAATggtacaataaaaataatatataaataagtatagatataaaaataaaacttagcAGTAAACATATATAAATACAAATGTGTACAAAAGTGTTACAACTGTTACTCTGTAAAAACTCTGGCGAATAAATGGGTtttaagtttcttcttaaatgACTCGACAGACTGGTCAACATTCCTAATTGCGAATGGTAACGAATTCCATAGGGCTGGCGCGGCTGAGGAAAATGCGCGATCCCCCAAGGTTCTCTTAGATTTAGATTTAGGAGTGCATAGTAATGTACTGTTATAGTGGTTCGAAGATTGTAACTAGATGGGGGCAATACAGAAATAAGCTCACTAAGGTACAGTGGTGCTAGCCCCTTAAGAACTTTAAAAGTTATCAAAAGTAACTTAAATTCAATACGAGAGCGGACTTGTAACCAATGTAACTCCCGTAATAGCGGAGTGATATGTCAAGATCGAGGTGCACATAAAACTAAGGGAGCAGAAGAATTCAAAACTCGTTGCAACTTATGAAGCTGATAATCAGGAAGGCCGTAATaaagactgttacaatagtcaACTCGACTAGTTATAAACGCATGAACTAGGGTCGCCGCAGATTCGCTGGTTAGATATTTGCGTATACGCTTAATGTTATATAGATAGAAAAAAACAGTGCTACAGGTCTTATTAATGTCCGTATTCATTGTTAAGTTGTTGTCGAACCAGGTTCCAAGGTTACGGGCTGTATTGATCAGTTTGACATGGACCTCACCAACTGTTAAACATTTAGTGGGTGTACAAGTTTTCGAAGAGGCAGTTTTTGAAACATTTGAGACATCTGATTCGGAGTTAACGAAATTGCAGCTTCAGTTGGAGTTTAAGAAATTAGAAATGCAAGAAAGATTGAAACGGGAAGACAAGGAAAGACAAGAAAGGATGGAAGAAAAGCAAAGGCAGGAAAGAGAACAACAGCGACAGTTTGAACGTGAAAAAGAAGAACGATAAGAAAGGCTTGAAGAAAAAGAACGACAAGAAAGGCTTGAAGAGAAAGAGTGACAAGAAAGGCTTGAAGAACATGAGCGACAAGAAAGGCTGGAGCAACAgcgtttaaggacgttcgcgcccaaaacgttcccacgtacagatttttttaaaacttgccacgcagaaaggtaatgatctacttttgccaaaaaggcaaaaaaaatggggggtcaccgtgctcgttttcgagatcatgaggtgcacttttagaagcttgcgttattttaagacgatctttgcttacaactgtcagcaataaaaaagctacattagtgaaatttagatcaggtaaacatacTCAATTTAACATAACTAATACagctaaacaaacttttgcagctgatgtctttttctgaggtaatatagaccttgaaaaacgatacatattactctaagaaagaaaacttcggtcgcacgagagcataaaaggcgaaatatttgtaacttctcacgtacagatttattttgttttttgttaaaatagacaaaatcagaaaaggaagtgatctacggaaagaaaaatgggggtcaccgagcattcaagagagtaaaatcgctgcgaagttctcaaagcgattgcttttttcgcactgtcacgccattgcgtgacatttccgagaagacctgggtccacagctatcccataatgccacatgctttcacgttccattcttgtggaaaatctTTGCAcatttagcatcgtgtttaccttcgtggtctgcgatgcatgacgtatgcgtgaaaaaatgcgcagtagcaatgggcgcgaacgtccttaaaacatTAATTAGAAATGAAAAAGCCAGAATTAGGGGTTTCAGCGGGGATCAAATCATTCTGTTAGTGGTTCTAGTAGTAACTTTGAAGTAACTAAATATGTTAAGCTAGTTCCTCCTTTTCAAGAAACAGATGTAGATAAGTATTTTCtacattttgaaaaagcagCAAAAGTCTTAAGTGGTCTAAGGAGTACTGGGCAATGTTATTGCAGCGTGTGTTATTAGGTAAGGCTAGAGAAATTTACACGCAGTTATCTGTAGAGCAAGCTTCAAGTTATTATACTGTTAAAGAGCTTATTCTTAAGGGGTACGAATTAGTGGTTCGAATTAGTTCCTGAAGCTTACCGTCAAAAGTTCAGAAACTGAATCGGAATAAGTAATCAAACTTGTGTAGAATTTACTAGAACTAAGGAACAGCTGTTTGATCGTTGGTATTCTTCACAGAAAGTAGATAAAGATCATGATAGATTATAGGCAAGTAATGTTAATTGAAGAGATTAAGAGGTGCATTCACAAATATGTCCGCACATTTATTAACGAACAAAAAGCCGAAACGCTGGAGGAGGACGCACATTTGGCAGACGATTATTCCTTAACCCACAAGCTTGTCTTCGAGGAAAAACCCAGCAAGTTCTCGTCTCCTCGCGGTCAGAACTTGCCAACCATGTTGAAAGACCTTCAGAAGGAGAACCCAAACCAAAGGCAGAAGTATGGTAGCAATTCGCGCCCCCCAGTTCCACCGTCATTTACCCAAAAGAAGTCGGCAGTGGCAAGAAAGCCTTTTAAGTTGATAACGTGTTATTACTGCAGGAGAGAGGGACATTTGATGTCAGAATGTcctgaaaagttgaaaacgagAAGACAACAAGGTCACACAGATTCCAAGCCTACTGGTTTTATTGCTGCTTCACGTCTGACACCTGTGAATAGAGAAGATTCAAAAATCGGATTTCCTAAAGAAGAAACCTCTTGCAGAGCAGTCAGTTCCACTCCAAGACCTGTTATGGAGATATTTGACCCCTTTATTCATGAAGGTTCATTGTCGCTCTCCAGATATTTGTCTGACACAGTTGCTGTTAAAATTCTCCGAGATACTGGAGCTTCACAGTCTCTGTTATTGGCAGGAGCCTTGCCCTTTTCTGGGAAGTCATCTACTGGAGCAAGTGTTCTCATTAAAGGGGTAAACTCTTCAGACTACTCGCCAGTTCCGCTCCACACTGTCTATTTGTCATCAGATCTGGTGTCTGGTCCGGTTAACGTCGGACTTGGGTCCTCGTTACATTTCGAGGGAGTTCATCTTCTTCTCGAAAGTGATTTGGCTGGAGACAAAGTGATCATCAATCCTATTGTAACTAACGTTCCTTGCATATAGCAGCTGCCTGACCCAGTAGAGAAAGAAATTCCAAATTTCATCTATGCTGCGTGTGCTGTAACCCGTGCTAAGAGTACGAATATATTAAGAATAGATAAAGATGTTGACATAGCAGATACCTTCATCAGTCAAGTTTTCGAGGAAGCTGTCCCAAAGAATTTGTCTGGAACAAAGCCATTTTCTAGAAGAGGAAGGATGCTGAACTGAATTCTAGATCACACCTTATAGATGAGCAACATAGAGACCCAGAGATCTCGACATTATTCCAGAGGGCAATTAATGAAAATGAAGTTTCACAGAATCATGTTTGTTTCTTCACGAAAAACGGGCAACGGACTGAAATGTACTAATTCCCCACCCCATAGAGAAAAGCAAACGCCAAAATGCACTAATCCCCACCTCCTCGGGCAAGGCAAAAAGTCAAAGACCCCATGAAGCCCCACCCATGCCCCATGTTTCCCCGGGGTAGGTGGGGGAGGGGTTGGGGTTTACGGTGCCAGGTgcataagcttaagcttaaaatAAGTTAGGCCGGAAAACGtctgcaattccgtgttgatagagattctgacatatttcaacaatcatatttataggctttttgtgtcaAATGGGTATCCAGTTGTGAGATGCTTTGTTTGAGtatgaaattgcagtcgagtaagcgaatttactacaaTTTagattgactttttaattagtaaagatttttgcttttgttctgaactgaagagagagggagagattgtcagtcaaacggaaaatgttgtgaaaaagAGTAATTTCAAGTCTAGTTGTTgacagttgattaaaattgttagttattgtTTGCGAGGATTGTTTGTGTTagtactgctgtcagctcagaggggttggatctgtttgatcactgtaaactgtacacactaaagacgattaattttgtattttatcatggcagaagcataattatttgcaTAAACACTGTATTGCTTGCTGTGGTTAGAaatgggagctccgcttttaggcttggctaaatctatatattatccgCGTCTCctttgccgtcatgctcatcttccAGAGTgtggttttttgtttaattaagggtgcattcgattgaccatattccggaataggaatacatgaaatagaagttagaaatcccgGCCTTCATTTTTACgtagattcacattaaaattgtcaaacacctgcaaaaatgctattttaaacatatctatATTATCCTTGTtacttcaaaacgccaaacatactaTTTTAAATCATCTctctacgtattcttattccggaatagggtcaatcgaacgcacccttaattgcTGGCTGTTTCCCTCGTAGGCCCGCACTATTCAAGTGTTCAAGGAAGAAAATAcacttctggccccagttgttcaaacgatgaatagctctatctgccggataaatcactatccactggataactcaatcg of the Montipora capricornis isolate CH-2021 chromosome 7, ASM3666992v2, whole genome shotgun sequence genome contains:
- the LOC138055492 gene encoding uncharacterized protein — its product is MPESLMLRDKTGQSHEIKLTDDPDKENVPISISLPAIQNEDHSKQGESCKEKKKHAYEKLPSAEKEKIRTILYIMDKFSISWEAYHELTQQDQKMPRSYLVEGCQATIDARWNIRKTPGDQPGAELPFEDLLKQQIEEHLRKSNQPEDQSPTVKVKLSGDGARMSHSSNLLVCSFSILDEGQNVLSSAGNHSIAVLKTSEDYNNLRTGLANVTATVNKLIDDGFIVMNGKKVKLQFFLGGDYKVRGS